tcctttttagcacCTGTTATATATGTGGTTAGAGAACCTTCAAACAAAATCTATTAAAAATTCACATACGAACTCAAAGTCATCAGTCAGTCATGCCAGAAATGCCACATTCGAGAATCTTCCTTGATGGAACACTTTATTTTTGGATATTTCGAAATAGTGTGAGAAAATTCCTTTATTAAACATAAATCTTATGTGTCACTAGTGTGTTCTTTCGTAATCTTTACAAACACTTAGGCCAGAGGAGTAAACCTGACTAATTTTTTTCACGGTCTCTGCACAATATTCATTGTTAAGttcttttgattgtttttttctttcgttgttAGTCCTTTCCGGGGAAAGGACTAAAACAGTTCAAAAGCAACAAAATCAATATGCACTTAAATGTCAGTGATTTGCAAGGCCACCAATCATCTTGCGTTTCCTTGACgaagttttcaaacaaaattattgtcaCAAAGACTTACCAATGTTGAAACCGTATTTGATTGGAACCAAACTGAGTGATCTAGCAGAGTACTGAAATAATTATCTTTCCCTAAATTTTCCGCATTTTTGGTTAGTGGCAAACAGTAACCCTGTGGGGTTTAGTTATTTCAACGAtttcatgcaaaaaaatttgggcTTCTCTTGGTCTCATAGTTAAATACATACTAATTTTTCGTGACATTTTCGTCCCGCTCTGtgcttttgttctttttttacacAGCTTCAGTCTGATCACCAGGACAATTAAAACGGACATGCCTTTCCATATTTTGagttattctttaaaaattcacagTACATTAGAACTCATAGTCATCACTAAATCCAGCCAAAATGGGGTAGATCTTCAAAGATACTTGTCGTTCCAATCTTTCCTATGGATATTTTGGAGAGGAATTAGAACATTCCTTCATTAAACATCCACTCGATGTGTTGCTATTGTGTTCTTAGGTATTATTTACAAACACTCTAGTCACAGGAGTCAAGATGACTCATGGTTTTCTGTCTTTGAACAAAGTTCATTGTTCAatactttttcatttgttattgtttcttttttttccgcttttgGCGGAAGGGAAAGAAAGTGCAGTTGGTAACGCTTATCTGCATTTGATTTTCTTAACGAAGTTTTTACACAGACATATTGTCACCAACGAGTAACCGCGTGAAAAGGACAAATTCACCGGGCGGGACGTAAATATCACAAAATACATTAAGGACGTTAACAGGAGACAAAAAGGGAGGCACTAATCCTTCGCATTAACCCTATTTCTGCTGGTTAAAAAACgcacaaatttgtccacattcagtttttaattcatatctcaacaaatatttacaggaataacacctacaatatgtcattttaaagtgtatagAATGGGCTtctcagggaaaaaaaattcatcattgaaacccaggactttcctaaaaagtaaaatttaaaacacaaaataagtaagacatagtgtaaaacttgaggtaaaagtcacttttcctcataGGTATAGGTTACTtaagattaattgataacagaaGTTAATTAAACAGCAAAAAAAGTACGCCTCCAGAGGCTTACTGTTTACCAATTACtgacaaagtgaaaaattatctAGCCCGGAGAAAAAATGTTGAGCATCTCTGCTgaatattgtttgatttgaatcTCTATAGTCAGGCTATCAACATTGATTGCTCTTTGATcgatgtttgtttttttcccccgGCGAAAgcggaaaaaataaacaaatcaactcgaaacattttttatttacacaGCTGCAGTAGTAGTaggttgaaactaaaaaacataaataagaGTAAAGTTaactaagaaaaacaaactacaaacaaaaaatgactacaaacgaaacgaaacgaaacgaaaaaatACTTACACTGATGATAAGAGAAAAACTGATAATAAGATAAAACTGCAATAACAAATCACTTAAAGACTTCTAAAAAAGAGAACTGCGCCAAGTGCGACTTTAAGAAACTAACTTAAAAAAGTGATTACGCGTGAGAGAAACTTGCTTTAAACACAAGGACTGCGAAATAACGTGCCGTATGtgaaaagtgcaaaaaaagtGTACCtaacgaagaaaaaaagttaacaattaaCACGAACGAGGGGGTATGACAtgtaaagaacaaaataaatggATACGGAAAAATAATTAGAAAGCACTTGGAGCTTACGGTTATATTAATAAGAAAATCAtaatagtgaattaaaaagagagagataaatctgtttgtttttgctaTTGGTTTAAAATGAGACACTCTTCCCTTATATAATGGCCTTTTCTaccttaatttgaaaactttagTTGGTAGAATCCAAAATCGTGAAAGACTTTGCAGAGTATAAGTCATCACAAGCATTACAAATGTGGCGAGTGTCTCACCAATTTAGTGCTCAAGCAGTACGGTCCATCAAAACATTTCTAAATAATAACAACCTCCATGCATTACAATCACGGTATCTGTCGAGGGAGAGTAGAAAGGTCCGAGCAACAGGAAAAAACTGCAGTTTATTTTGTATGCTTCAACAGTTCAATGAACGGagcttttttatctttaaaagtACGTCACAGACGTGGGCAGGATTTTAAAAACACaatgttgaaaattttattttagaactCATTGTCATCGGTTAATCCAGCTAAACGTGGGAATCCTTCAAAAATGCtaccttaaagaaaaatatttctatgaATAGCTAGAGATATGGGTAGTATAAGAACATTCCCTCATGTAAAATCCACTTAGTGTGTTACTAGTAAATTCCTTTGTATTCTTTACAACATTTTAGCCACAGGGGTAAGcctttcgtttatttttttttgttttgtttttttttgtttttttttttttggctctaTTTTTTCCGCTTTCGTAGacggaaaaacaaaaacagaaacgtCATCTCGTAACCAATACAAAGTAGCAATCGTTTTGAAACAAGTATTTGTAACCAGAGACTAACCCATGTTAAACATCAGAAATTAAACCATAAAATTTTTAACGGAGTAGCTTAATAACAAACTCTTTAGGCTTATCAATTTTCCGCGTCGTCGGTGCGTGGCAAACAGTAGGCCTTAGGGGGTTAATTTTTTCGCTGATTCATTAGGAAGGATTCTGGGCTGTTCTTATAACCTTTTTACacctgaaatatatttttgtgatattttcgtCCTGCTCTGTGCCTTGGTCCTTTTTTTTAGGACCGAGGCTActtctttctgtctttttcgtttatttgtttttcttaataaaaAGGTTTACCACACGTCTGCTTTCTACCCAGTGAAGCTTTCGATTTTATCACACCATAAACAAATTTGCCGCTAGAAATATTTCCTGATGTATGCGCCAAGTctccagaaaaatgaaaaaataaactggAAATCGACAATTTTCCGTTTTATTTGTAATGGTAATCCAAttataaatagaataaaaaaattgactttacGTTAGtcggaaaaacaaaaaacatagtTACCATTTCTAATTACGATCCTTTGTTACACGAAATCGAAACGTGGCAAATCTAAGAGCGACACATCCAAGACGTAAATGACACTGCACAGTTGAGTTatttatttcgaaatattttaagGGTTGTGTGCATCGTTTCTTCCAAGGATTAAAACTTACCATAGGCTTATAAAGAGATGACGAAATAAACAACTATCGGTCGTTATTTGCATTGTTTATTTTGCATCTTCGTTTATTCAACTCAGGCCTCCTAAAAACACTTGGGATCTAGAATACGCGCGTACATGTTGCGCACTCGTTTGCAATATTTAGCATGTATTATCATTGATCCTTCGAatgggaaaaataaaacagtttcgAATTATTTGACAAGAGAAAGCCGGGAAGAGAATCACTAACGACAAATCTATTAACACCCAGTCCGAGAGTGGTCTTTGGTAGAGTAACTCTGACGATCGTACATGTCAAAATATGATTAATTGCTCGACACATTTTACAAACACACTTAATATGAATAAAGGCATTTTCTCTGTCTCTTCTTTTATAAATCACAGGAAACAACAAAGTTACTGGTTTAAATTCCCTCCTTTAATGCACTCGATCCGTGTATAAGTTTACAACCTTTGTATACCTGTtccattattttatttcaatagcGTTTTCTGATCTTAAAGATGTCATCGTGTCCTTTTCGTCTTTCATTTAGGCAAAAGCAGAAATGGCGACGTTTTATACATTACAACAAAAGTCCTTCCACGTCAACAAGGAGGAAGGTTATGCGTGGTGCACGCTGTTCTTCGTTGAGGCAGCTATTGTCATCGCCCTTAACATGTTCGCTATTATCATTTTCAGTACTGACCGCCGAGTCCGTAAGCATAGTACCTATCTACTCATCAACCTTTCAGCAGCTGATGTAGGTGTTGGCGCACTTGTGATACCAGCATCTGTCCTCCTTCGTGGAAATACGTATGACCTTTGGAATGTGAAAATAAATCCTATTGGGTTAATTTCTGCATATGGAGTGAACTTGCTGTTTTGTGGTAGCTCGCTCGGATTTTTGGCCTCAATATCCGTAGAGAGACTGCACGCTACGAGAAATCCAATAGGGCATAGGTCCATGTCTGGattgttttataaaatttgGGGCGCAAGCATTTGGGTCGCGTCGCTTATCTttactttgtttacaatttttttcatgtattatGACCTATTAGGAACAAAAATTTGGTTCTTCGCGGCGTCAGGTGTCTTCTGTTTGCTTTTGATTCTGTGTTGTAGCTACTGCGGAATCTTTGCAACAATTCGATGTGGTGAGCAACCTCGTCATGAACACCGCGGACAAGCCAGAAAAGAACGAAAACTTACCATAACACTCTTCATTGTCACATTAGTCTCTCTCTGCGTGTGGACTCCGTATGTATTTTTCACTTTCTTGGAGGAACAAATGACTCGCATATTATCTGACGAAGCCCTATTGCGCTTAAGATGCATTTGTGAGTTGCTGTTCTTTGCCAACTCGTTTGTGAATCCAATCTTGTATACCATCAGAATACCAGAGTTTAGGAGAGCGGGTATTAAACTTATAACCTGCATCAAGGACTCTCCAAGTAGACAACAATCACAATCGACGTGAAGATTCCAGCTGGATGACTGTGAGAAAAATGAATTGGCTTTGGACAAATGTATTATGCAGCAATAAATGAACTTTTAAAGGTTGTTGGCGTTTCGTTCTGACCGCAAAATTTATCTCCAAAATTTATGCCACGAAGCCGTCCAGCTTCCATTTCCTTTAAAGCAAAGGTTCACCCACCCACAGCTCCCTTTCCCCTCATGATCGATATTTAAGTCCCTTCCCGTCGTAAGTATCAGGTCTGTTGTTTTTATCTAATTAAAAGActggaaaattttgagagaaGAGTTCATTCAGACGACGATTCGTTTTCACCAGTAATTAGCCG
This region of Pocillopora verrucosa isolate sample1 chromosome 3, ASM3666991v2, whole genome shotgun sequence genomic DNA includes:
- the LOC131770561 gene encoding adenosine receptor A3-like, yielding MQAKAEMATFYTLQQKSFHVNKEEGYAWCTLFFVEAAIVIALNMFAIIIFSTDRRVRKHSTYLLINLSAADVGVGALVIPASVLLRGNTYDLWNVKINPIGLISAYGVNLLFCGSSLGFLASISVERLHATRNPIGHRSMSGLFYKIWGASIWVASLIFTLFTIFFMYYDLLGTKIWFFAASGVFCLLLILCCSYCGIFATIRCGEQPRHEHRGQARKERKLTITLFIVTLVSLCVWTPYVFFTFLEEQMTRILSDEALLRLRCICELLFFANSFVNPILYTIRIPEFRRAGIKLITCIKDSPSRQQSQST